A part of Melittangium boletus DSM 14713 genomic DNA contains:
- a CDS encoding TerC family protein, protein METQSVGSPVLWAGFIVFVLVMLALDLGVFHRKNHEVKFKEALTWSGVWISLALLFNLGIWWKFGATPAVQFLTGYLIEKSLSVDNIFVFVVIFSALRIPLLYQHRVLFWGILSALVLRAGMIFAGVAMIQRFHWLIYVFGAFLIFTGVKLFVHRNEEEHPEESKALQWVRKVIPSTNELHGAHFFTRATGRWLATPLFMTLVLVELTDVLFALDSIPAIFAVTTDPFLVFTSNIFAILGLRSLFFVLAGAVEKFSYLKVGLSAVLVFVGAKMALVDVVHISPAISLGVIALLLGGSIVASLRKARRLELEHGQKSSETPPAPSHPSRT, encoded by the coding sequence ATGGAAACGCAGAGCGTGGGCAGTCCCGTCCTCTGGGCGGGCTTCATCGTGTTCGTGCTGGTGATGCTGGCGTTGGACCTGGGGGTGTTCCACCGCAAGAACCATGAGGTGAAGTTCAAGGAGGCGCTGACGTGGAGCGGGGTGTGGATCTCGCTCGCGCTGCTCTTCAACCTGGGCATCTGGTGGAAGTTCGGCGCCACCCCGGCGGTGCAGTTCCTCACCGGCTACCTCATCGAGAAGTCGCTCTCCGTCGACAACATCTTCGTCTTCGTCGTCATCTTCTCGGCGCTGAGGATTCCCCTGCTGTACCAGCACCGGGTGCTGTTCTGGGGCATCCTGAGCGCGCTGGTGTTGCGCGCGGGGATGATCTTCGCCGGCGTGGCGATGATCCAGCGCTTCCACTGGCTCATCTATGTCTTCGGCGCGTTCCTCATCTTCACGGGCGTGAAGCTCTTCGTGCATCGCAACGAGGAGGAGCACCCGGAGGAGAGCAAGGCGCTGCAGTGGGTGCGCAAGGTCATCCCGTCCACGAACGAGCTGCACGGCGCGCACTTCTTCACGCGGGCCACGGGCCGCTGGTTGGCCACGCCGCTGTTCATGACGCTGGTGCTGGTGGAGTTGACGGACGTGCTCTTCGCGCTCGACTCGATTCCCGCCATCTTCGCGGTGACGACGGATCCCTTCCTCGTCTTCACCTCGAACATCTTCGCCATCCTGGGCCTGCGCTCGCTCTTCTTCGTGCTGGCGGGGGCGGTGGAGAAGTTCTCCTACCTGAAGGTCGGCCTGTCCGCGGTGCTGGTGTTCGTGGGCGCGAAGATGGCGCTGGTGGACGTGGTGCACATCTCGCCGGCCATCTCCCTGGGCGTCATCGCCCTGCTGCTGGGCGGCTCCATCGTGGCGTCCCTGCGCAAGGCGCGCAGGCTGGAGCTCGAGCACGGCCAGAAGTCCTCGGAGACCCCCCCGGCGCCGAGCCACCCGAGCCGGACGTAA
- a CDS encoding Rieske 2Fe-2S domain-containing protein, translated as MQITFLGHAGFLIETQHALVVADPWLTPLGAFDSAWMQFPRNHELAPVVREKLENSPKERFLYISHEHKDHFDPDFLWSLMKRDFTVVLGRFRRTALHETFLAYGPRRVITCEDQQEVAFRGGYLKLYLTDSGTNRDSALLVQADGRSFLNLNDCKVHDRLPKLVAEEGPIDIFTAQFSGAIWHPTCYDYSREEYTEHSRQKRASKFEAVARAIETVQPRTYLASAGPACFLDPSLFHLNLEPVNIFPRAPELFSYLKSRLGSKAPRLLEPMPGDVIDAETGDFSWQVPERVTDENVAEYLRTYAEMQARVFRERPRNILLEEVDRIHLRLREELQNKLDAFSLSDRVTMPLYLGLTELPTQLLRVDFRTRRVEVVGEVRDLNRYMLLANAVDIGRVLERKLNWEDFLLSFRFRASRAPDVYDATLHNFLAAEVEDLRAMCDTTLAAEARKERTVVSTGTQRYTVNRFCPHQGADLKEGWIEEGRYLVCPRHRWRFDLEAGGVCATNGCSVKAEPQTKQEDKREAPAEQRPQA; from the coding sequence ATGCAGATTACGTTCCTGGGGCATGCTGGCTTCCTGATCGAAACTCAACACGCACTGGTCGTGGCGGACCCGTGGCTGACGCCCCTGGGCGCCTTTGACTCGGCCTGGATGCAGTTCCCGAGAAACCACGAGCTCGCTCCCGTGGTGCGCGAGAAGCTCGAGAACTCTCCCAAGGAGCGCTTCCTCTACATCAGCCACGAGCACAAGGATCACTTCGATCCAGACTTCCTCTGGAGCCTGATGAAGCGGGATTTCACCGTGGTGCTCGGCCGCTTCCGTCGCACCGCGCTCCATGAGACCTTCCTGGCCTACGGCCCCCGGCGTGTCATCACGTGCGAGGACCAACAGGAGGTGGCCTTCCGGGGCGGGTACCTGAAGCTGTACCTGACCGACTCGGGCACCAACCGGGACTCGGCGCTGCTCGTCCAGGCGGACGGCCGCAGCTTCCTCAACCTCAACGACTGCAAGGTGCACGACAGGCTGCCCAAGCTGGTGGCGGAAGAGGGGCCCATCGACATCTTCACCGCCCAGTTCTCGGGCGCCATCTGGCACCCCACCTGCTACGACTACTCGCGCGAGGAGTACACGGAGCACTCGCGGCAGAAGCGCGCGAGCAAGTTCGAGGCGGTGGCGCGCGCCATCGAGACGGTCCAACCCCGGACCTACCTGGCGTCCGCGGGGCCCGCCTGCTTCCTGGATCCGTCGCTCTTCCACCTCAACCTGGAGCCGGTGAACATCTTCCCCCGGGCCCCGGAGCTCTTCTCGTACCTGAAGAGCCGGCTGGGGAGCAAAGCGCCCCGCCTGCTCGAGCCCATGCCCGGGGATGTGATCGACGCGGAGACGGGAGACTTCTCCTGGCAGGTGCCCGAGCGCGTCACGGACGAGAACGTCGCGGAGTACCTGCGCACCTACGCGGAGATGCAGGCGCGCGTCTTCCGCGAGCGGCCGCGCAACATCCTGCTCGAGGAGGTGGATCGCATCCACCTGCGGCTGCGCGAGGAACTGCAGAACAAGCTCGACGCCTTCTCCCTGTCGGATCGGGTGACCATGCCGCTGTACCTCGGGCTCACGGAGCTGCCCACCCAACTGCTTCGCGTGGACTTCCGCACCCGGCGCGTGGAGGTGGTGGGCGAGGTGCGCGATCTGAACCGCTACATGCTCCTGGCCAACGCGGTGGACATCGGCCGCGTGCTGGAGCGCAAGCTCAACTGGGAGGACTTCCTCCTGTCCTTCCGCTTCCGGGCCTCGCGCGCGCCGGACGTCTACGACGCCACCCTCCACAACTTCCTCGCCGCCGAGGTGGAGGACCTGCGCGCCATGTGCGACACGACGCTCGCCGCCGAGGCGCGCAAGGAGCGCACCGTCGTCTCCACCGGCACCCAGCGCTACACCGTCAACCGCTTCTGCCCCCACCAGGGCGCGGACCTGAAGGAGGGGTGGATCGAGGAAGGGCGCTACCTCGTGTGCCCGCGGCACCGCTGGCGCTTCGACCTGGAAGCGGGCGGCGTTTGCGCCACGAACGGCTGCTCCGTCAAGGCCGAGCCCCAGACGAAGCAGGAGGACAAGCGCGAGGCTCCCGCCGAGCAGCGGCCCCAGGCATGA
- a CDS encoding CAP domain-containing protein has product MKRTMRGLSLLLGATLFVGCGGDVSAPESEGLTEEGMRTEEASGVQSLASTQAYCDDVNSWDSSWTNLENQVLSLVNQKRASGASCGGVWKGPTAALTLDTRLRCAARKHSKDLGVTNTFSHTGSNGSSPWQRINSAGYSYMQAAENIAAGQGTAAAVMDSWMKSTGHCNNIMEPGLKHLGVGYFYASGSTYKHYWTQDFGRQ; this is encoded by the coding sequence ATGAAGCGAACCATGCGCGGGTTGTCGTTGTTGCTGGGTGCCACCTTGTTCGTGGGCTGCGGAGGCGATGTCTCCGCGCCCGAGTCCGAGGGCCTGACCGAGGAGGGCATGCGGACGGAGGAGGCGAGCGGCGTGCAGTCCCTGGCGAGCACGCAGGCCTACTGTGACGACGTGAACAGCTGGGACTCGTCCTGGACCAACCTCGAGAACCAGGTGCTCTCGCTGGTGAACCAGAAGCGGGCCTCGGGCGCTTCCTGTGGCGGCGTGTGGAAGGGGCCGACGGCCGCGCTCACCCTGGACACCCGGCTGCGCTGTGCCGCCCGCAAGCACTCCAAGGATCTGGGCGTGACGAACACCTTCAGCCACACCGGCTCGAATGGCTCCTCGCCGTGGCAGCGCATCAACTCCGCGGGCTACTCCTACATGCAGGCCGCGGAGAACATCGCGGCGGGCCAGGGCACGGCCGCCGCGGTGATGGACTCCTGGATGAAGAGCACGGGCCACTGCAACAACATCATGGAGCCCGGCCTCAAGCACCTGGGCGTTGGCTACTTCTACGCCTCGGGCAGCACCTACAAGCACTACTGGACCCAGGACTTCGGGCGCCAGTAG
- a CDS encoding RHS repeat-associated core domain-containing protein: MRSTLSRAWGALAALMTAAEATAQSQTFSDSLVQPPVLAAPQRGSLKGQLASVAFGVSDVSRGAFTLPSPFSAPTERGPLLTDPFPHYSPDAGLSEWGMGWRASLSITRHALGHLDYATDTLTGPWGELHRGADGFWYPKGLSAHVRVEQLPDTLVAYLPDGSRSTFGGSVRETTARGTYAWLLTETQTPQGRVTRFTYDTNASGRRFLKTVRYGGLGEDFQYQVDFEYENLRVPHSDWSSSEERVLDRRVRTVIVRSVDTSTGMLQERWRHTLTYAEEASSPTYYLAQVTRTFASGEQAPPTRYTYNTGSQRLTAVQFRPVPQFDPVLSRFRRDTLFPTRSALVDLDEDGRIDLEDGSSLTLARQGDSGFTFEPLAPASGTVYTGCRLAPSSGNPPRLLVKMRPEDDAPRVLDMRYGLEPGKTRVTLCGRDGVPIHQSFVSGNWQFDDSNALATNTRLADVTGDQRPDLVQIQEGGYLLSRNVSTSSTYAFETPQRYGLTPSFSPSMSWIHDMNGDGLADIVSRFNAGVVVWFGKGQGEFETAGRTLPFYADLALMGDLDAYAFTFLDANKDGATDILISAEDIAYLFVNDGRRFSYVRMPALKNLVNTPHGAPVVADIAGSGNTELVVVPAQGSALSLAFAETSTGLMATADDGMGSLLRFSYGRAPPRPGVAQRAVVLSALEVETSGYDKVRYTYDYAGATLHSVGHHLLGFGTVTRTAPSLTHTAHFLQDDTTSGLLLDQSERDALTPDVLRFSSRTYDTVSFQGLPWRRLKEERAGYRDGAASPGVEIDERTEYLSYQADVCPSETVRRSRHGTLTTTKTRAWVPAFAQHLHCLDEDITLRGTHLSPDLNFLHRAHLSRNTLGQVERVESIDGLEVMTLQEVVYRADHLVDRITLPGRGTTRFDWHPGTSQLRRVEAPDGVVVQATSFHPVTDALLELTTSRGLNRMAQRFRYDGQERLVKQWDDLGGASETTPNMLLAYHYATATQPGNVAVKTLVDAALGVVTSSVEWQTGAGEGVGQAVRTPEGWVVDGLTTRSRNLLEVKKHVRPVLTAQTDVTTLDYTRLLADTDVVSTLRSSGLGEEAESLVRLHADVTRQQRTEWSLEDGLLRQEAIENGTHSQRRYLDASKRLVAYEDEARARYTYTHDALGRLRQVRLPDGKSHRVSFDGHGRAASVVRDGVASVTYAYVPGTMSQSKKTFRTLQGVPIREESYAYDAIGRKLSDLHTDLLSGATQLNRYYYDGATPEQPLRRDMPGLLTAVEGDDFQKRFAYRVDGKLTYHSLRLSNWRTVDSALSYRENGSVRQEVVCLRDASGAILQCTTQGNTPDAFGRTESMSLNGTPLAALAYNGQGQLATASLHGIGQVTFTYDSLTRAPVGFSQATPHLTSSTSWRYDARGLIGSETLAVGALGLQRVHGYSAQRFLSSSTDSQGSYGYGYDASGLPTTISEEGVTRTLTQVGNTLQVGGVTYTFDGLGRTVSKDELLLAYGPNGHLARATRGERSWEYSYDEKGQRLMKREGGLILAAYLPGGAYLDGTGLTQPLRLGGRLVGTLRNNVYQPLATDMRGTVMADTDGTPRMASPYGQRALHPDSAAAIDYVEKGYDADLGLIRMGVRDYDAFINRFTTPDPLYLETPEKCSTSPLDCNLYGYARNDPLSFTDPSGMEPTTRRSGDRVDREHERDQENGQKPGHNPDNSHFASDWAGRAILLHYLRGGGDWDVVDEPQWSVYMMQNETLRNVVDTRLVSLALQGIKDHPSGGSVEIKEQFHVEIENGEGVIGYQYLHGSNPAAGDFQITGTMDIQLKNTPGGPMYSVSFQTTYKWNDIMDRNDDYETDKFKDKVANVISGTMAAPFTFSVSWDSNPIYSFDPKGNRMGGAEWPTK, translated from the coding sequence GTGCGTTCCACCCTCTCGAGGGCATGGGGGGCACTCGCCGCGTTGATGACAGCGGCCGAGGCCACCGCCCAGAGCCAGACCTTTTCCGACTCCCTGGTCCAACCTCCCGTGCTGGCCGCACCCCAGCGCGGCTCACTCAAGGGACAGTTGGCCTCCGTCGCCTTCGGGGTCTCGGATGTCAGCCGGGGCGCCTTCACCCTGCCCTCTCCCTTCTCCGCGCCCACCGAACGGGGTCCGCTGCTGACGGACCCCTTCCCCCATTACTCCCCCGACGCTGGACTGTCCGAATGGGGAATGGGTTGGCGAGCGAGCCTGTCCATCACCCGCCATGCCCTGGGCCACCTCGACTATGCCACCGACACCCTCACCGGACCCTGGGGAGAGTTGCATCGAGGCGCGGACGGCTTTTGGTATCCGAAGGGTCTGTCCGCGCACGTCCGCGTGGAGCAGCTTCCCGACACCCTCGTCGCCTACCTGCCCGATGGCAGCCGCTCCACCTTCGGTGGCTCGGTCCGGGAGACGACAGCCCGGGGCACGTATGCCTGGTTGCTCACCGAAACCCAGACGCCCCAGGGCCGGGTGACCCGCTTCACCTATGACACCAATGCCTCGGGCCGCCGCTTCCTCAAGACGGTCCGTTACGGCGGTCTGGGTGAGGACTTCCAATACCAGGTGGACTTCGAATACGAAAACCTCCGCGTGCCGCACTCCGACTGGAGTTCCTCCGAGGAGCGCGTGCTGGACAGGCGGGTGCGGACCGTCATCGTCCGCTCGGTCGACACCTCCACGGGCATGCTCCAGGAGCGGTGGCGCCACACCCTCACCTACGCCGAGGAGGCCAGCAGTCCCACCTACTACCTGGCCCAGGTGACGCGCACCTTCGCCTCGGGAGAGCAGGCGCCTCCCACGCGCTACACCTACAACACGGGAAGCCAGCGCCTCACCGCCGTGCAGTTCCGGCCCGTGCCCCAGTTCGACCCCGTGCTCAGCCGCTTCCGGCGTGACACCCTCTTCCCCACGCGCTCGGCGCTGGTGGACCTGGACGAGGACGGCCGCATCGATCTGGAGGACGGCTCCAGCCTGACCCTGGCGCGCCAGGGTGACTCGGGCTTCACGTTCGAACCGCTCGCGCCCGCCTCGGGCACGGTCTACACCGGCTGCCGCCTGGCTCCCAGCAGCGGCAATCCTCCCCGTCTGCTGGTGAAGATGCGCCCCGAGGACGACGCCCCCCGGGTGCTCGACATGCGCTACGGCCTCGAGCCCGGGAAGACCCGGGTGACGCTGTGTGGCCGTGACGGCGTTCCCATCCACCAGTCCTTCGTCTCGGGCAACTGGCAGTTCGACGACAGCAACGCGCTGGCCACCAATACCCGCCTGGCCGACGTCACGGGCGATCAACGACCGGACCTCGTGCAGATCCAGGAGGGCGGCTACCTGTTGTCGCGCAATGTCAGCACCTCCAGCACCTACGCCTTCGAGACGCCCCAGCGCTACGGCCTCACGCCGTCCTTCTCTCCCTCCATGTCCTGGATCCACGACATGAATGGCGATGGCCTCGCCGACATCGTGAGCCGCTTCAACGCTGGCGTGGTGGTCTGGTTCGGCAAGGGACAGGGCGAGTTCGAGACCGCGGGCCGCACCCTGCCCTTCTACGCGGACCTCGCCCTGATGGGAGATCTGGACGCCTACGCCTTCACCTTCCTCGACGCCAACAAGGACGGTGCCACCGATATCCTGATCTCCGCGGAGGACATCGCCTATCTGTTCGTCAATGACGGGCGCCGTTTCTCCTATGTGCGGATGCCCGCCCTGAAGAATCTGGTGAACACCCCCCATGGCGCCCCCGTGGTGGCGGATATCGCGGGCAGCGGCAACACGGAGCTGGTGGTCGTCCCCGCGCAGGGCAGCGCGCTGTCCCTCGCCTTCGCGGAGACGAGCACCGGGCTGATGGCCACGGCGGATGACGGCATGGGTTCGCTCCTCCGCTTCTCCTATGGCCGCGCGCCCCCACGGCCCGGCGTGGCCCAGCGCGCGGTGGTGTTGTCGGCCCTGGAAGTGGAGACGTCAGGCTACGACAAGGTGCGGTACACGTATGACTACGCGGGGGCCACGCTCCACTCGGTGGGGCATCACCTGCTGGGTTTCGGCACCGTGACGCGCACCGCGCCCTCCCTGACCCACACCGCCCACTTCCTCCAGGACGACACCACCTCCGGCCTGCTGCTGGATCAATCCGAACGCGATGCCCTCACGCCCGACGTGCTGCGCTTCTCCTCACGCACCTATGACACCGTCTCCTTCCAGGGGCTGCCCTGGCGCCGGCTCAAGGAGGAGCGGGCCGGCTACCGCGACGGCGCGGCGAGCCCCGGCGTCGAGATCGACGAGCGCACCGAATACCTTTCCTATCAGGCGGACGTGTGCCCCTCGGAGACGGTGCGGCGCTCACGACACGGGACGCTCACCACGACGAAGACCCGCGCCTGGGTGCCCGCGTTCGCCCAGCACCTGCACTGTCTGGACGAGGACATCACCCTGCGGGGAACCCACCTCTCCCCTGACTTGAACTTCCTCCATCGGGCGCACCTGTCGCGCAACACGCTGGGCCAGGTGGAGCGCGTGGAGAGCATCGATGGCTTGGAGGTGATGACCCTCCAGGAGGTGGTCTACCGCGCGGATCATCTGGTGGACCGCATCACCCTACCGGGCCGGGGAACCACCCGGTTCGACTGGCACCCGGGCACCTCACAGCTGCGGCGCGTGGAGGCTCCGGACGGAGTGGTGGTGCAAGCCACGTCCTTCCATCCGGTGACGGACGCGCTCCTCGAGCTCACCACCTCGCGAGGGCTCAATCGCATGGCGCAACGCTTCCGCTACGATGGGCAGGAGCGTCTGGTGAAACAGTGGGACGACCTGGGGGGCGCCAGCGAGACGACGCCCAACATGCTGCTCGCCTACCACTACGCCACCGCCACCCAGCCGGGCAACGTGGCGGTGAAGACCCTGGTGGACGCGGCCCTGGGCGTCGTCACCTCGTCGGTGGAATGGCAGACCGGGGCCGGGGAAGGCGTGGGGCAAGCGGTCCGCACTCCCGAGGGATGGGTGGTGGATGGCCTCACCACGCGCAGCCGCAATCTGCTGGAGGTCAAGAAGCACGTGCGGCCCGTGCTCACGGCCCAGACGGACGTGACGACCCTGGACTACACGCGCCTGCTCGCGGACACGGACGTGGTGAGCACCCTTCGCTCGTCCGGCCTGGGCGAGGAGGCCGAATCCCTCGTCCGTCTGCACGCGGACGTCACGCGCCAGCAGCGCACCGAGTGGTCGCTGGAGGACGGACTGCTGCGGCAGGAGGCCATCGAGAACGGCACCCACAGCCAGCGGCGCTACCTGGATGCGAGCAAACGCCTGGTCGCCTACGAGGACGAGGCCCGCGCCCGGTACACGTACACCCATGACGCCCTCGGCCGGCTGCGGCAGGTGCGGCTGCCAGACGGAAAGAGCCACCGCGTCTCCTTCGACGGCCATGGGCGCGCGGCGTCCGTGGTGCGCGATGGCGTGGCCTCGGTGACCTACGCCTACGTGCCGGGCACGATGTCGCAGTCGAAGAAGACCTTCCGCACGCTCCAAGGCGTGCCCATCCGCGAGGAGTCGTACGCGTACGACGCCATCGGCCGCAAGCTCAGCGACCTCCACACCGACCTGCTCAGCGGCGCCACCCAGCTCAACCGTTACTACTATGACGGCGCGACCCCCGAGCAGCCCCTGCGGCGGGACATGCCCGGCCTGCTCACCGCGGTGGAAGGCGACGACTTCCAGAAGCGCTTCGCCTACCGCGTGGATGGCAAGCTGACCTATCACTCCCTGCGGCTGTCCAACTGGCGCACGGTGGACTCCGCGCTGAGCTATCGGGAGAACGGAAGCGTTCGCCAGGAGGTGGTGTGTCTGCGCGACGCCTCGGGCGCCATCCTCCAGTGCACGACGCAGGGCAACACGCCGGATGCGTTCGGACGGACCGAATCCATGTCCCTCAATGGCACCCCGCTGGCCGCGCTCGCCTACAACGGCCAGGGACAGCTCGCCACCGCCAGCCTCCATGGCATCGGTCAGGTGACCTTCACCTATGACAGCCTCACCCGCGCTCCCGTGGGCTTCAGCCAGGCCACCCCCCACCTGACGTCCTCCACGTCCTGGCGCTACGACGCCCGAGGCCTCATCGGCAGCGAAACCCTCGCGGTGGGAGCGCTCGGCCTGCAACGCGTCCACGGCTACTCCGCCCAACGGTTCCTCTCCTCCAGCACGGACTCCCAGGGCTCGTACGGCTATGGCTATGACGCCTCGGGGCTGCCCACCACCATCTCGGAAGAGGGCGTCACGCGCACGCTGACCCAGGTGGGCAACACCCTCCAGGTGGGCGGCGTCACGTACACCTTCGATGGCCTCGGCCGCACCGTGAGCAAGGACGAGCTCCTCCTCGCCTACGGTCCCAATGGCCACCTGGCCCGCGCCACCCGGGGCGAGCGGAGCTGGGAGTACAGCTATGACGAGAAGGGGCAGCGGCTGATGAAGCGCGAGGGGGGCCTCATCCTCGCGGCCTATCTGCCGGGCGGCGCCTACCTCGACGGCACCGGCCTCACCCAACCCCTCCGCCTGGGAGGACGTCTGGTCGGCACCCTCCGGAACAATGTCTACCAACCGCTGGCCACCGACATGCGGGGCACCGTGATGGCGGACACCGATGGGACCCCGCGCATGGCCTCACCCTACGGCCAGCGCGCCCTCCATCCGGACTCCGCCGCGGCGATCGACTACGTGGAGAAGGGCTACGACGCCGACCTCGGCCTCATCCGCATGGGGGTGCGCGACTACGATGCCTTCATCAACCGCTTCACCACGCCGGATCCGCTCTACCTCGAGACCCCGGAGAAGTGCTCGACCAGTCCGTTGGACTGCAACCTGTACGGGTACGCACGCAATGATCCGCTGTCCTTCACGGATCCCTCCGGAATGGAGCCCACGACCCGGCGCAGCGGGGATCGCGTGGACCGGGAGCACGAGCGGGATCAGGAGAATGGTCAGAAGCCCGGCCACAACCCGGACAACAGCCACTTCGCGAGTGACTGGGCCGGGCGCGCCATCCTGCTGCACTACCTGCGGGGCGGAGGAGACTGGGATGTCGTCGATGAGCCCCAGTGGTCGGTCTACATGATGCAGAACGAAACCCTGCGCAACGTGGTGGACACCCGGCTCGTCAGCCTCGCGCTCCAGGGCATCAAGGATCACCCGAGCGGCGGCTCCGTCGAAATCAAGGAACAGTTCCACGTCGAGATCGAGAATGGCGAGGGCGTCATCGGCTACCAGTATCTGCACGGCTCGAACCCCGCCGCGGGAGACTTCCAGATCACCGGCACCATGGACATTCAGCTCAAGAACACCCCGGGCGGCCCCATGTACTCGGTCTCCTTCCAGACGACGTACAAGTGGAACGACATCATGGACAGGAACGACGACTACGAGACCGACAAGTTCAAGGACAAGGTCGCCAACGTCATCAGTGGCACCATGGCCGCGCCCTTCACCTTCTCCGTCTCCTGGGACTCGAATCCGATCTACTCGTTCGATCCCAAGGGCAACCGGATGGGAGGCGCCGAATGGCCCACCAAGTGA
- a CDS encoding RICIN domain-containing protein — translation MFLKSLIRSAVAFTLAASPGAFAWNSSSYPDNTVVASSTDKSRWLIVGGARFYIHPEQWANFAAPSISLTAAAINDITPIPRDGTVLGQSGRPEVFTVVGGMFFHVPDPTELQYFNPTQVRALPANKQHFPSYGGSGEGKLVKERTGTQTYLLQGNAKFPVSASELPSFTGPVQLVPNTSLAKISNTPDCGVLLRERATTDNFLYTGNGKYKLTQTELDELGGNLAVKVVPQGTLAAFPNVSTGLSGGGCMKGNGGRYVTLTVAASNKCVQPAGKSPNNDVAIVQGTCDGSAAQKFQLLPYPDGSYMIRGQESGRCLDVRASLTDDATPVLQWNCHSGMNQRVELRPLTGGGYNLVFKHSLKCLDLNNAGLPDGTIFHHYQCNGTPAQTFHIN, via the coding sequence ATGTTCTTGAAGTCGCTTATCCGTTCCGCTGTCGCATTCACCCTGGCCGCCAGCCCTGGCGCCTTCGCGTGGAACTCCAGTTCCTATCCCGACAACACGGTCGTCGCTTCGTCGACGGACAAGTCCCGTTGGCTCATCGTGGGAGGCGCGCGCTTCTACATCCACCCCGAGCAGTGGGCGAACTTCGCCGCGCCGTCCATCTCGCTCACCGCGGCCGCCATCAATGACATCACGCCCATTCCCCGGGATGGCACGGTGCTCGGGCAGTCGGGGCGCCCCGAGGTCTTCACGGTGGTGGGAGGCATGTTCTTCCACGTCCCGGATCCCACCGAGCTGCAGTACTTCAATCCGACGCAGGTGCGCGCCCTGCCCGCGAACAAGCAGCACTTTCCCTCCTACGGGGGCTCCGGCGAGGGCAAGCTGGTGAAGGAGCGCACGGGGACCCAGACGTACCTGTTGCAGGGGAATGCCAAGTTCCCCGTGTCCGCCTCGGAGCTTCCCTCCTTCACCGGGCCCGTGCAGCTCGTCCCCAATACCTCGCTGGCGAAGATCTCCAACACGCCCGACTGTGGTGTCCTGCTGCGTGAGCGCGCCACGACGGACAACTTCCTCTACACCGGCAATGGCAAGTACAAGTTGACCCAGACGGAGCTCGACGAACTCGGTGGAAACCTGGCGGTGAAGGTGGTTCCCCAGGGCACCCTGGCCGCCTTCCCCAATGTGAGCACGGGTCTGTCCGGCGGCGGGTGCATGAAGGGCAACGGTGGGCGTTACGTCACCCTGACCGTGGCCGCCAGCAACAAGTGTGTCCAGCCCGCGGGCAAGAGCCCCAACAACGATGTCGCCATCGTTCAGGGCACGTGTGATGGGAGCGCGGCCCAGAAGTTCCAGCTCCTGCCGTACCCGGATGGCTCGTACATGATCCGCGGCCAGGAGAGTGGCCGGTGCCTGGACGTCAGGGCGAGCCTGACGGACGACGCGACGCCCGTGCTCCAGTGGAACTGCCACAGTGGCATGAACCAGCGCGTCGAGCTCCGGCCGCTGACGGGTGGGGGATACAACCTCGTCTTCAAGCACAGCCTGAAGTGCCTGGACCTCAACAACGCGGGTCTCCCCGACGGCACCATCTTCCACCACTATCAGTGCAACGGGACCCCCGCCCAGACGTTCCATATCAACTGA